The following proteins come from a genomic window of Winogradskyella sp. PC-19:
- a CDS encoding TonB-dependent receptor, translating to MKKSFLLFLFGIAFSLSSFAQQTLVKGSVLDGTTGEPIPDVTVTIEGTELSMITDAKGEFSFSSNVPLGEQMLKIEKVGYETKRYPIVVNEGQTVDISGMTMDYDPTDKKDLYTISISDDNLNSEDDGLTDNISGLLQASRDVFLSAAAFDFSATFFRPRGLDNANGKVLINGIEMNKQFNGRPQWGNWGGLNDVQRNQEFTMGMSANDYNFGDLAGTNNIVMRASKYRKGGRISYASANRSYTGRVMASYSSGLVKNGWSYSVLASRRFGDEGFVDGTLYDSNSFFAAVEKRINEKHSINFTGIYAQNRRGRSTAITQEVFDLKGREYNPFWGELNGEQRNSRIREIEEPILMLNHFWDISDKVRLNTNVAYQFGEIANTRIDNGGTRLVTIGNESVYIGGARNPTPEYYQNLPSFFLQDANPTAFDYQQAFVAQEAFVNDGQLNWNQLYEANATLRNQGGNSLYAIQSDVIEDKQLSFNTILDADLADNIRLNAALNYRSLNSQNYARIEDLLGGTGYLDVDFFAEETPNTAGATLEEVAQSDLRNPNRIVREGDRYKYNYELNATVASAFAQAQFKYNKIDFYLGANLSKTSYQRNGLYENGNFQGGGNNGSFGKGDELDFTNYGVKAGFTYKITGKHLVDVNGSMFSKAPGIRSSYSNARQTNASVIGLDSEDIKSVDVSYIYRSPILKARVTGFYSGFENGTDIGFYFTEDLAGLGVDNGDAFVQEILTNVERRHVGVELGVEAQVTPTIKLKGAASVGQYTFQNNPNLYLTSVDINGPLTFGDGTTNLKDVHVAGGPERAFQLGFEYRDPDYWNFGLTTNFFSNAYIDVSNLARSANFTSDFDGNTFNDYDPILAKELLKQEQFDDYMLVNIIGGKSWKINDYFIGFFATINNVFNQQYRTGGFEQSRLANFRRIRDDKSRDNGPVFGSRYFFGNGTTYYFNMYVRF from the coding sequence ATGAAAAAAAGTTTTTTATTATTTCTGTTTGGAATAGCTTTTTCTCTTTCAAGTTTTGCACAGCAAACACTTGTAAAAGGTAGCGTTTTGGACGGAACAACAGGAGAACCTATTCCTGATGTTACTGTAACTATTGAAGGTACAGAATTAAGTATGATTACAGATGCAAAAGGTGAATTCAGCTTTTCATCAAATGTTCCCTTGGGAGAACAAATGCTTAAAATTGAAAAAGTGGGTTACGAAACAAAGCGTTATCCTATTGTTGTTAATGAAGGTCAAACTGTTGACATTTCAGGAATGACTATGGATTATGACCCGACAGACAAGAAAGATTTGTACACCATTTCTATCTCTGATGACAACTTAAATAGTGAAGACGATGGGCTTACAGATAATATTTCTGGTCTTTTACAGGCCTCTAGAGATGTTTTTTTAAGCGCTGCAGCTTTTGATTTTAGTGCAACATTTTTTAGACCAAGAGGTTTAGATAATGCCAATGGTAAAGTTCTTATCAATGGTATTGAAATGAACAAACAATTCAACGGTCGCCCACAATGGGGAAACTGGGGTGGCTTAAATGATGTACAGCGTAATCAAGAATTTACAATGGGTATGTCTGCAAATGATTACAATTTTGGTGATCTTGCAGGTACAAATAATATTGTAATGCGCGCCTCTAAATACCGTAAAGGTGGCCGTATATCTTATGCTTCTGCAAATAGAAGTTATACCGGTAGAGTTATGGCAAGTTATAGTTCTGGTTTAGTAAAAAATGGATGGTCTTATTCTGTTCTTGCATCTAGACGTTTTGGCGATGAAGGTTTTGTAGATGGTACACTTTATGACTCTAACTCATTTTTTGCTGCCGTTGAAAAACGTATTAACGAGAAACACAGTATTAACTTCACAGGGATTTATGCTCAAAACAGACGTGGTCGTTCTACGGCAATCACGCAAGAAGTTTTTGATTTAAAAGGAAGAGAATATAACCCTTTTTGGGGAGAATTAAATGGTGAACAACGTAACTCTAGGATTAGAGAAATTGAAGAACCAATATTAATGCTTAACCACTTTTGGGATATCTCTGACAAGGTACGTTTAAACACAAATGTGGCTTACCAATTCGGAGAAATTGCAAATACACGTATTGATAATGGCGGTACAAGACTAGTAACTATAGGCAACGAAAGTGTTTATATTGGTGGTGCACGTAACCCAACTCCTGAATATTATCAAAACTTACCTAGTTTCTTTTTACAAGACGCTAACCCAACGGCATTTGATTACCAACAAGCATTTGTTGCACAAGAGGCTTTCGTAAATGATGGTCAGTTAAATTGGAACCAACTTTATGAAGCCAATGCAACTTTGAGAAATCAAGGAGGCAACTCATTATATGCTATTCAATCGGACGTGATTGAAGACAAGCAATTAAGTTTCAATACTATTCTAGATGCCGACTTAGCAGACAATATTCGTTTAAACGCAGCTTTAAACTACAGAAGTCTAAATAGTCAAAACTATGCACGTATCGAAGATTTATTAGGTGGTACTGGATATTTAGATGTAGATTTCTTTGCAGAAGAAACTCCAAATACTGCCGGTGCAACTCTTGAAGAAGTTGCTCAGAGTGATTTGCGTAATCCAAACCGAATAGTAAGAGAAGGTGACCGTTACAAATACAATTACGAATTAAACGCCACTGTTGCTAGTGCATTCGCTCAAGCACAATTTAAGTACAATAAAATAGATTTTTATTTAGGTGCTAACTTATCCAAAACTAGCTACCAAAGAAATGGACTTTATGAGAATGGAAACTTCCAAGGTGGTGGAAACAATGGTTCGTTTGGTAAAGGTGATGAATTAGATTTTACTAACTATGGTGTGAAGGCCGGATTTACATATAAAATTACAGGAAAACATCTTGTTGATGTTAACGGTAGTATGTTTTCTAAAGCACCAGGAATCAGAAGTTCTTACAGTAATGCACGTCAAACAAATGCTTCAGTTATTGGTTTAGATAGCGAAGACATCAAATCTGTTGACGTAAGTTATATTTACAGATCTCCAATATTAAAAGCGAGAGTTACTGGTTTTTATTCAGGATTTGAAAACGGAACAGATATTGGATTCTATTTTACAGAAGACTTAGCTGGATTAGGAGTTGATAATGGTGATGCTTTTGTTCAAGAAATACTAACTAATGTTGAAAGACGTCACGTTGGTGTTGAATTAGGTGTTGAAGCACAAGTAACCCCGACAATTAAATTAAAAGGTGCTGCTTCGGTAGGACAATATACATTTCAGAATAATCCAAATTTATATTTGACAAGTGTAGATATTAATGGCCCATTGACTTTTGGTGATGGTACAACAAATCTTAAAGATGTGCATGTCGCAGGTGGACCAGAGCGTGCTTTCCAATTAGGTTTTGAATATAGAGATCCTGATTATTGGAATTTTGGACTTACAACAAACTTCTTTTCAAATGCGTATATAGATGTAAGTAACTTAGCAAGATCTGCTAACTTTACGTCAGACTTTGATGGTAATACATTTAATGACTATGACCCTATTTTAGCGAAAGAGTTATTAAAGCAAGAACAATTTGATGATTATATGCTAGTTAACATAATTGGTGGTAAATCGTGGAAAATTAATGACTATTTCATTGGTTTCTTTGCTACTATTAATAATGTATTTAATCAACAATATAGAACGGGTGGTTTTGAACAATCAAGATTAGCTAACTTTAGACGGATAAGAGATGATAAATCTAGAGATAATGGCCCTGTTTTTGGTTCACGTTACTTCTTCGGAAATGGCACAACGTACTATTTTAATATGTACGTAAGATTTTAA
- a CDS encoding antibiotic biosynthesis monooxygenase family protein — MNNQKSYYAVIFTSMQTETVEGYSEMADQMEALAKKQDGFLGIESARSSVAITVSYWENLDVIKKWKANTEHLFAQQKGRELWYNWYKVRICKVEREYDFEK; from the coding sequence ATGAATAATCAAAAATCTTACTACGCAGTCATTTTTACCTCAATGCAAACAGAAACCGTTGAAGGCTATTCTGAAATGGCAGACCAAATGGAAGCATTAGCAAAAAAACAAGATGGTTTTTTAGGTATTGAAAGCGCTAGAAGTTCAGTTGCAATAACAGTTAGTTACTGGGAAAATTTAGACGTTATAAAAAAATGGAAAGCTAATACAGAGCATTTATTTGCACAACAAAAAGGGCGGGAATTATGGTATAACTGGTATAAGGTCAGAATTTGTAAAGTAGAACGAGAATATGATTTTGAAAAATAA
- the pbpC gene encoding penicillin-binding protein 1C has product MAITLIAYYFCLPKQLFKDPTATVITNNSNKLIGALIADDGQWRFPQTDSIPEKFKTCILQFEDDYFYNHPGFNPISIFKALKQNISSGKVKRGGSTITQQVIRLSRKGQKRTYLEKLKELVLATRLEFKLSKEDILNLYVSHAPFGGNVVGIDAASWRYFNRNASDLSWAESATLAVLPNAPSLIYPGKNQERLLKKRNRLLKKLFDSGTIDKLTYQLAISEGLPQKPYPLPQVAPHLLQKIAKKQKGKRIKTTLNVALQEQSNTIVKQHYNQLKQNEIYNISVLVLDVKSRKVLTYIGNSPTDNAHQNQVDIIDKPRSTGSILKPFLFASMLDAGDLLPNTLVPDIPTQFGSYQPENFNKEYDGAVSANKALSRSLNVPAVRMLKDFGLDRFYQYLKQLELKDLKYNANHYGLSLVLGGAESNLWDLCKSYAAMASTLNHFNENSSQYYTDEFTEPIITDTTPVDFGKLSNEKTIFDAASTYLTFESMKQVNRPEDDDSWEFYDSSQDIAWKTGTSFGFRDAWAIGTTSDYVVGVWVGNADGEGRPGLVGVQTAAPILFDIYNVLPKSDWFAKPYDEMLEVEICKKSGYRASSVCDDVSSEFIQISGQKTAPCPYHKLIHLDTSGRYQVNSSCEDISNIKAKAWFSLPPLQAYYYKSKNPFYKALPAFRNDCVESSLASMEFIYPSQQSTIFLPKDFNGNTNDLILKVAHSKPELKLFWYVDTKYVGATKDIHDIAILPQPGEHVITVVDELGNELKHKITISE; this is encoded by the coding sequence ATGGCTATTACTTTGATTGCGTATTACTTCTGCTTGCCCAAACAACTCTTTAAAGACCCAACAGCAACAGTAATCACTAATAATTCTAATAAATTAATTGGTGCATTGATAGCCGATGACGGGCAATGGCGATTTCCACAAACGGATAGTATTCCTGAGAAATTTAAAACCTGTATTCTTCAGTTTGAAGACGATTATTTTTACAATCATCCAGGCTTTAATCCAATCTCAATTTTCAAAGCATTAAAGCAAAATATTAGTTCTGGTAAAGTAAAACGTGGTGGAAGCACCATTACGCAACAAGTCATTCGTTTATCTAGAAAAGGACAGAAACGTACCTATTTAGAAAAATTAAAAGAATTGGTTTTAGCAACTCGGCTAGAATTTAAACTTTCAAAAGAAGACATACTAAACCTTTATGTAAGTCATGCACCTTTTGGCGGAAATGTGGTAGGTATTGATGCAGCTTCTTGGCGCTATTTTAATAGAAATGCTTCGGATTTATCTTGGGCAGAAAGTGCAACACTAGCAGTTTTACCAAATGCACCAAGCCTTATTTATCCTGGAAAAAACCAAGAACGCTTACTTAAAAAACGGAATCGGTTACTAAAGAAATTATTTGATAGCGGTACAATCGATAAGCTCACATACCAATTAGCAATTTCTGAGGGTTTACCTCAAAAACCCTATCCATTGCCTCAAGTTGCACCGCATTTACTTCAGAAAATTGCAAAAAAACAAAAAGGCAAACGCATAAAAACAACCTTAAATGTTGCATTACAAGAACAATCAAATACAATAGTCAAACAGCATTATAATCAATTAAAACAAAATGAAATTTATAATATTTCTGTTTTAGTTTTGGATGTAAAATCTCGTAAGGTTTTGACTTACATTGGTAATTCGCCAACAGACAATGCGCATCAAAATCAGGTAGACATAATTGACAAGCCTAGAAGTACAGGTAGTATTTTAAAACCCTTTTTATTTGCATCGATGCTAGATGCAGGTGATTTACTACCGAATACTTTGGTGCCAGATATACCAACACAATTTGGGAGTTACCAACCAGAAAACTTCAATAAAGAATATGATGGTGCAGTTTCTGCCAATAAAGCTTTGTCACGCTCATTAAATGTTCCTGCTGTTAGAATGCTAAAAGATTTTGGGCTAGATCGATTTTATCAATATTTAAAACAACTAGAGCTTAAAGATTTAAAATATAATGCCAATCATTATGGTTTGTCTTTGGTATTGGGCGGTGCTGAGAGTAATCTTTGGGACTTATGCAAAAGCTATGCGGCAATGGCATCAACATTAAATCATTTTAATGAAAACAGTAGTCAATATTATACTGATGAGTTTACTGAACCAATTATCACTGATACAACGCCTGTTGATTTCGGAAAGCTCTCTAACGAGAAAACAATCTTTGATGCGGCGTCAACGTATCTCACTTTTGAAAGTATGAAACAAGTTAACAGACCTGAAGATGATGACAGTTGGGAGTTTTATGATTCTTCTCAAGACATTGCTTGGAAAACAGGAACTAGTTTTGGTTTTAGAGATGCTTGGGCGATTGGTACAACTTCAGATTATGTTGTTGGCGTTTGGGTTGGCAACGCTGATGGCGAAGGTCGTCCAGGTTTGGTCGGCGTACAAACTGCGGCACCAATTCTATTTGACATCTATAACGTATTGCCAAAAAGTGATTGGTTTGCAAAACCATATGATGAAATGCTAGAAGTCGAAATTTGCAAAAAAAGTGGTTATCGAGCGTCTTCAGTTTGTGATGATGTATCTTCAGAATTTATTCAGATTAGTGGGCAAAAAACAGCACCTTGTCCATACCATAAATTAATTCATTTAGATACTTCTGGGCGTTATCAAGTCAATTCTTCTTGTGAAGATATTTCAAATATTAAAGCTAAGGCTTGGTTTTCACTACCGCCTTTGCAAGCCTATTATTACAAATCAAAAAACCCATTTTATAAAGCACTACCTGCTTTTAGAAATGATTGTGTAGAATCTTCTTTAGCATCGATGGAATTTATCTATCCTAGTCAACAAAGCACTATTTTTTTACCTAAAGATTTTAATGGAAACACCAACGACTTAATCTTAAAAGTAGCACACTCAAAACCTGAATTAAAACTCTTCTGGTATGTTGATACTAAATATGTTGGCGCTACAAAAGACATTCATGATATAGCTATCTTACCTCAACCTGGTGAACATGTTATTACTGTAGTAGATGAGCTCGGAAACGAATTAAAGCATAAAATAACTATTTCGGAATAA
- a CDS encoding endonuclease, protein MRPVKLLLILITLSLTIGTFAQGEKRFKIHTIAFYNLENLFDTINDPLKFDEASPMMEMEASNRGEVYKKKVKGMARVIADIGRDQSKNSPAIIGVCEIENRKVLEDIVNDPLLLGKDYGIIHIDGPDARSIDVALLYQKALFQPIDTSSHELKIYDDKTRKRKYTRDQLLVSGKLDGDLIHLIVNHWPSRSGGEARSRPKRVAAAKLNKRIIDSLQSNDPYAKIFTMGDLNDDPTNESVKKVLKAKSKQGRVGLKGIYNPFETMFKDKGYGTTAYRDAWSLFDQIMVTKPLLEKDYSSFMFYKAGIYNKQYLTNKRGRYKGYPFRSFADGGYTGGFSDHFPVYVYVIKEVEE, encoded by the coding sequence ATGAGACCAGTAAAACTACTTTTAATATTAATTACACTTTCTTTAACAATAGGCACTTTTGCTCAAGGAGAAAAACGTTTTAAGATTCACACTATAGCTTTCTATAATTTAGAGAATCTATTTGATACTATCAATGACCCCTTAAAGTTTGATGAGGCAAGTCCAATGATGGAGATGGAAGCGTCTAACAGAGGCGAAGTTTACAAAAAGAAGGTGAAAGGTATGGCACGTGTAATTGCAGATATTGGACGTGACCAAAGTAAAAACTCTCCAGCTATTATCGGTGTATGTGAAATTGAAAATCGTAAAGTTTTAGAAGACATAGTAAACGATCCATTATTACTTGGTAAAGATTACGGTATTATTCATATTGATGGCCCAGATGCAAGAAGTATTGATGTAGCGTTATTATATCAGAAAGCATTGTTTCAGCCGATAGATACAAGTTCTCACGAGTTAAAAATTTATGATGACAAAACACGTAAACGAAAATATACAAGAGACCAGTTATTAGTTAGTGGAAAATTAGATGGAGACTTAATACATTTAATAGTCAACCACTGGCCGTCTAGAAGTGGTGGCGAAGCTCGAAGCAGACCAAAACGTGTTGCAGCAGCAAAACTAAATAAACGCATAATAGATTCCTTACAGTCTAATGATCCGTACGCAAAGATTTTTACAATGGGAGATCTTAATGACGATCCTACAAACGAAAGTGTAAAAAAGGTACTTAAAGCAAAATCTAAACAAGGCAGAGTAGGTTTAAAAGGTATTTATAATCCTTTTGAAACGATGTTTAAAGACAAGGGTTATGGTACCACTGCATACCGAGATGCATGGAGTTTATTTGACCAAATAATGGTAACAAAACCATTATTAGAAAAAGATTACTCCTCTTTTATGTTCTACAAAGCAGGAATTTATAACAAGCAATACTTAACAAACAAACGTGGTCGATACAAAGGTTATCCATTTCGTAGTTTTGCTGATGGTGGATACACAGGTGGTTTTAGTGATCACTTTCCGGTTTATGTGTATGTTATAAAAGAGGTTGAGGAATAA
- a CDS encoding DUF5689 domain-containing protein has translation MKTLKINKLILLLIGLVVFNSCVEDDDFSIPNTAVVEPVLTGSTIEISSVAGQLAQEQGNTALDYSDDDTIYTYPTDGPDQFVTGYVISSDEGGNYFEEIILQNATENPTDGIRVLVDVNPLFIRYEVGRKVYVKVNGLSTAISNGVLTIGPKDGDRIGKIPAPSENDFILRSAEVATMTPLEIGVADFTDDKTNLLIKLNDVQFLKSQAVGPNALSYASEGFDQFDGERTLEDCSTGTSTTFATSTFADFKALSLPEGKGSMIAVLQKNFFGDEFNVVVNTPETIDMTGQRCDPVFGADFQEATDNTTFDTPGWINFAEAGSRLWSEDVFSGNGTARFSAFSSGDSSNIGWLITPSIDMDAQTGEVLTFEMQHAFPDAGHDPMEVLYSNDFDGTEAGVLTATWTSMPFTKSYIVDSGNWFTFVNSGEIDLSAVTGNAYIAFKYTGSDTANQNMTIDIDDVKISVQ, from the coding sequence ATGAAAACTTTAAAAATTAACAAATTAATCCTTTTACTAATAGGTTTAGTCGTATTTAATAGTTGTGTAGAGGATGACGATTTTAGTATCCCTAATACTGCTGTTGTAGAACCAGTATTAACAGGTAGTACCATAGAAATAAGTTCTGTAGCTGGCCAATTAGCTCAAGAACAAGGTAACACTGCATTAGACTATTCTGATGACGATACAATTTATACATACCCTACTGATGGTCCTGACCAATTTGTTACTGGTTATGTAATCTCTTCTGACGAAGGAGGGAATTATTTTGAAGAAATAATACTTCAGAATGCTACAGAAAACCCAACTGATGGAATTAGAGTACTTGTTGATGTCAACCCATTATTTATCCGTTACGAAGTAGGTCGTAAAGTATATGTAAAAGTAAATGGTTTATCTACTGCAATTTCTAATGGTGTTTTAACTATTGGACCAAAAGACGGAGACCGTATTGGTAAAATACCTGCACCTTCAGAAAACGACTTTATTCTTAGATCTGCTGAAGTAGCTACTATGACACCTCTTGAAATTGGTGTTGCTGACTTTACTGATGATAAAACAAACTTACTTATTAAATTAAATGATGTACAGTTCCTAAAATCTCAAGCTGTTGGCCCAAATGCATTAAGTTATGCGTCAGAAGGTTTTGACCAATTTGATGGTGAGCGTACTTTAGAAGATTGTTCTACTGGTACATCAACTACGTTTGCAACTAGTACTTTTGCAGATTTTAAAGCCTTATCATTACCTGAAGGTAAAGGTTCTATGATAGCTGTTTTACAGAAAAACTTTTTTGGTGACGAATTTAACGTTGTTGTAAATACACCAGAAACAATTGATATGACTGGTCAACGTTGTGACCCAGTATTTGGAGCAGATTTCCAAGAGGCTACAGATAACACTACTTTTGATACTCCAGGTTGGATTAACTTTGCAGAAGCTGGATCTAGATTATGGTCTGAAGATGTATTTAGTGGAAACGGAACTGCAAGATTCTCTGCCTTTAGTTCAGGTGATTCTTCTAACATTGGTTGGTTAATTACACCAAGTATTGATATGGATGCGCAAACTGGTGAAGTATTGACTTTTGAAATGCAACACGCTTTCCCAGATGCAGGTCATGACCCAATGGAAGTTTTATATTCTAATGATTTTGATGGTACCGAAGCTGGTGTATTAACTGCAACTTGGACATCTATGCCATTTACAAAAAGTTATATTGTAGATTCTGGTAACTGGTTTACGTTCGTTAACTCTGGAGAGATAGACTTATCTGCTGTTACTGGAAATGCTTACATAGCATTTAAGTATACAGGTAGTGATACTGCTAATCAAAATATGACTATTGATATTGATGATGTAAAAATCAGCGTTCAATAA